A single region of the Silene latifolia isolate original U9 population chromosome 8, ASM4854445v1, whole genome shotgun sequence genome encodes:
- the LOC141597363 gene encoding uncharacterized protein LOC141597363 isoform X1, with the protein MSFSGPSIGSVPFSGGKAAKKAFEFGRTYVVRPKGKHQATVVWLHGLGDNGGSWSQILETLPLPNIKWICPTAPSRPISLFGGFPSTAWFDVQELSEDSPDDIEGLDASAAHVVNLLSTEPADIKLGVGGFSMGAATALHAAICHVSGKYGHGEQFPVNVCAAVGLSGWLPCAKTMAQRLASTEAANRATSLPILLCHGKADDVVQYKFGEKSAKALQSGGFGDVTFKSYEGLGHYTHPEEVQEVCTWLKSKLNLD; encoded by the exons ATGAGTTTTAGTGGTCCTTCTATTGGTTCAG TTCCATTTTCAGGCGGGAAAGCTGCTAAGAAGGCTTTTGAGTTTGGACGCACCTATGTGGTCAGGCCCAAAGGCAAGCATCAAGCAACTGTTGTGTGGCTACATGGCCTTGGTGATAATGGTGGGAG CTGGTCACAAATTTTGGAGACCCTTCCTTTGCCAAAT ATAAAATGGATATGTCCAACTGCCCCTTCACGTCCTATCAGTTTATTTGGTGGCTTTCCATCCACTGCTT GGTTTGATGTACAAGAACTCTCTGAAGATTCTCCAGATGATATAGAGGGATTGGATGCATCAGCAGCTCACGTTGTAAATTTGTTATCCACTGAGCCCGCTGACA TTAAACTTGGTGTTGGTGGCTTCAGTATGGGTGCAGCAACTGCCCTTCATGCTGCAATATGCCATGTTTCGGGTAAGTATGGCCATGGTGAACAGTTCCCGGTCAATGTATGTGCAGCTGTTGGGCTGAGTGGTTGGCTCCCATGTGCCAA GACCATGGCCCAAAGATTAGCTTCTACTGAGGCCGCTAATCGTGCTACATCTCTACCCATTTTGCTTTGTCATGGCAAAG CTGACGATGTCGTTCAATACAAATTTGGAGAGAAGTCTGCCAAAGCATTACAGTCTGGTGGATTTGGTGATGTCACATTCAAGTCATATGAAGG GCTTGGTCATTACACACATCCTGAAGAGGTACAGGAGGTCTGTACTTGGCTCAAATCAAAATTAAATCTGGATTGA
- the LOC141595769 gene encoding uncharacterized protein LOC141595769, whose amino-acid sequence MPNIFRRIIGSNSKANASQQNREDEEVEDEENPEFPSNRQENMQVILSEARARPDHYWWDDETIKKYVTWSFTCNTGDEYFTRWGEASNAQRRKMWNYFATHVRSIDPGYDPIPEWQARVTRRITTLINGIKYNKKPPKWVPVSWLENLRNRPNDATFAKHSKINTANRKSGGKDGKALGTHTLGRKSCSDAFKELRDFQEEMRRPLPLDSSPDEIRAYYKILYS is encoded by the exons atgccgaacatttttcgccgtATCATTGGGAGCAATAGTAAGGCAAATGCATCTCAACAGAATCGGGAGGACGAAGAGGTTGAGGATGAGGAAAATCCTGAATTTCCATCAAATAGACAGGAGAACATGCAGGTGATTCTCTCGGAGGCCCGTGCTCGGCCAGATCAttattg gtgggatgacgaaacaatcaagaaatatgttacttggtcattcacctgtaacacaggagatgagtacttcactaggtggggtgaagcgagtaacgcacagcgtcggaagatgtggaattactttgcg actcatgtaagatccatcgatcctgggtatgatcctattcctgagtggcaggcgagggtaacgaggcggattaccactcttatcaatggaataaaatataacaagaaaccgccaaagtgggtgcctgtttcttggttggagaaccttaggaataggccaaatgatgctacttttgccaaacattcaaaaatcaacacggcaaataggaagtcgggtgggaaagatgggaaagcattgggcacccacactcttggtcggaagagttgctccgatgctttcaaggaattg cGTGATTTCCAAGAGGAGATGAGGCGACCATTGCCACTGGACAGCTCTCCCGACGAGATTCGGGCCTACTACAAG ATTCTGTATTCTTAA
- the LOC141597363 gene encoding uncharacterized protein LOC141597363 isoform X2, with the protein MSFSGPSIGSGGKAAKKAFEFGRTYVVRPKGKHQATVVWLHGLGDNGGSWSQILETLPLPNIKWICPTAPSRPISLFGGFPSTAWFDVQELSEDSPDDIEGLDASAAHVVNLLSTEPADIKLGVGGFSMGAATALHAAICHVSGKYGHGEQFPVNVCAAVGLSGWLPCAKTMAQRLASTEAANRATSLPILLCHGKADDVVQYKFGEKSAKALQSGGFGDVTFKSYEGLGHYTHPEEVQEVCTWLKSKLNLD; encoded by the exons ATGAGTTTTAGTGGTCCTTCTATTGGTTCAG GCGGGAAAGCTGCTAAGAAGGCTTTTGAGTTTGGACGCACCTATGTGGTCAGGCCCAAAGGCAAGCATCAAGCAACTGTTGTGTGGCTACATGGCCTTGGTGATAATGGTGGGAG CTGGTCACAAATTTTGGAGACCCTTCCTTTGCCAAAT ATAAAATGGATATGTCCAACTGCCCCTTCACGTCCTATCAGTTTATTTGGTGGCTTTCCATCCACTGCTT GGTTTGATGTACAAGAACTCTCTGAAGATTCTCCAGATGATATAGAGGGATTGGATGCATCAGCAGCTCACGTTGTAAATTTGTTATCCACTGAGCCCGCTGACA TTAAACTTGGTGTTGGTGGCTTCAGTATGGGTGCAGCAACTGCCCTTCATGCTGCAATATGCCATGTTTCGGGTAAGTATGGCCATGGTGAACAGTTCCCGGTCAATGTATGTGCAGCTGTTGGGCTGAGTGGTTGGCTCCCATGTGCCAA GACCATGGCCCAAAGATTAGCTTCTACTGAGGCCGCTAATCGTGCTACATCTCTACCCATTTTGCTTTGTCATGGCAAAG CTGACGATGTCGTTCAATACAAATTTGGAGAGAAGTCTGCCAAAGCATTACAGTCTGGTGGATTTGGTGATGTCACATTCAAGTCATATGAAGG GCTTGGTCATTACACACATCCTGAAGAGGTACAGGAGGTCTGTACTTGGCTCAAATCAAAATTAAATCTGGATTGA
- the LOC141597364 gene encoding deSI-like protein At4g17486 isoform X2 — protein MGNEEMKMESSRDKNGGLIETQVVLNVYDLTPLNNYTYWFGFGIFHSGIEVHGMEYGFGAHDFSSSGVFQVAPRSCPCFIYRSSITLGRTSMSQSEFRTFIEGVASEYHGDTYHLITKNCNHFSDDMAHRLMGKRIPGWVNRLAKAGSVCSCLLPESLQVTTVEQLPEYHDCIDESEASSTDSHHEHTETEDDDRDKVLLLSPKTGSADVSFIKEVECK, from the exons ATGGGTAATgaagaaatgaaaatggaatcATCAAGGGATAAAAATGGTGGATTGATTGAGACCCAAGTGGTTTTAAATGTGTATGATTTAACCCCTCTTAATAATTACACttattggtttggttttggaattttTCATTCTGGAATTGAAG TCCATGGAATGGAGTATGGATTTGGAGCCCATGATTTCTCGTCTAGCGGTGTTTTTCAAGTAGCTCCGAGAAGCTGTCCGTGTTTTATATACAGAAGCTCTATCACACTGGGTCGTACTAGTATGTCTCAGTCAGAGTTTCGAACATTTATTGAAGGAGTTGCTTCTGAGTACCATGGAGATACATATCATCTCATCACCAAAAATTGCAACCATTTCTCAGATGACATGGCTCATAGATTAATGGGTAAAAGAATCCCTGGATGGGTTAATCGCCTTGCCAAAGCTG GCTCTGTATGTAGCTGCCTCCTTCCTGAAAGTCTGCAAGTAACAACTGTCGAGCAGCTACCTGAGTACCATGATTGCATAG ATGAAAGTGAAGCATCCTCAACCGACAGTCATCACGAGCATACTGAAACCGAAGATGATGACCGTGATAAGGTTCTGTTGCTATCTCCAAAAACAGGATCTGCTGATGTTTCATTTATCAAAGAAGTCGAGTGCAAATGA
- the LOC141597364 gene encoding deSI-like protein At4g17486 isoform X1, whose protein sequence is MGNEEMKMESSRDKNGGLIETQVVLNVYDLTPLNNYTYWFGFGIFHSGIEVHGMEYGFGAHDFSSSGVFQVAPRSCPCFIYRSSITLGRTSMSQSEFRTFIEGVASEYHGDTYHLITKNCNHFSDDMAHRLMGKRIPGWVNRLAKAGSVCSCLLPESLQVTTVEQLPEYHDCIEDESEASSTDSHHEHTETEDDDRDKVLLLSPKTGSADVSFIKEVECK, encoded by the exons ATGGGTAATgaagaaatgaaaatggaatcATCAAGGGATAAAAATGGTGGATTGATTGAGACCCAAGTGGTTTTAAATGTGTATGATTTAACCCCTCTTAATAATTACACttattggtttggttttggaattttTCATTCTGGAATTGAAG TCCATGGAATGGAGTATGGATTTGGAGCCCATGATTTCTCGTCTAGCGGTGTTTTTCAAGTAGCTCCGAGAAGCTGTCCGTGTTTTATATACAGAAGCTCTATCACACTGGGTCGTACTAGTATGTCTCAGTCAGAGTTTCGAACATTTATTGAAGGAGTTGCTTCTGAGTACCATGGAGATACATATCATCTCATCACCAAAAATTGCAACCATTTCTCAGATGACATGGCTCATAGATTAATGGGTAAAAGAATCCCTGGATGGGTTAATCGCCTTGCCAAAGCTG GCTCTGTATGTAGCTGCCTCCTTCCTGAAAGTCTGCAAGTAACAACTGTCGAGCAGCTACCTGAGTACCATGATTGCATAG AAGATGAAAGTGAAGCATCCTCAACCGACAGTCATCACGAGCATACTGAAACCGAAGATGATGACCGTGATAAGGTTCTGTTGCTATCTCCAAAAACAGGATCTGCTGATGTTTCATTTATCAAAGAAGTCGAGTGCAAATGA